A section of the Styela clava chromosome 9, kaStyClav1.hap1.2, whole genome shotgun sequence genome encodes:
- the LOC120338734 gene encoding tRNA (guanine(27)-N(2))-dimethyltransferase-like, which translates to MTECTLSELGISAKYTKDFLTKLGNQWHTAKRLHTPRLFSLLALSQIIEEFQGAGMTALSCIDAVPGLGMSGMIWAKHFGKNVSVTINLHDEIYMKNCLEKNLKNNILENNVSIVCRNPNSLLHESNKRYNMIYLEAYGTCVRYLEAACFSICHRGVLCIVSTDLCTLYNKCPERVPRIYHGQAMKHEYGKELAVRLILANVARSASRWDRGISVLSSYVDENSIVLLVRILKGATHANKSLDFIQRVAHCRVCHYRQVLNEKLYYVPMPDITDCFCKDGGITDENVQPPIVMLGPAYIGPIFDTNFVIQMAKTLTQIDIKNKLVPVMQNMTLESLCLDSDEQEVEIIKLYKETIETQKMSKSQDANEPSAKRLKPNDSLESIIQKYSSETCPIFYYIVESHTKKGSNPLRILASIQKLRSVGFRACGTLFDPRGVRTTASPREFRKVINSITSD; encoded by the coding sequence ATGACTGAATGTACACTATCTGAATTAGGTATTTCTGCGAAATATACAAAAGACTTTCTCACAAAGCTAGGAAACCAATGGCACACTGCTAAAAGATTACATACTCCTCGTCTATTCTCTTTACTTGCATTATCACAAATAATTGAAGAATTTCAAGGAGCTGGAATGACGGCTTTGTCTTGTATTGATGCAGTTCCAGGTCTCGGAATGTCAGGAATGATTTGGGCGAAACACTTCGGAAAAAATGTTTCAGTTACAATCAATTTACATGACGAgatttatatgaaaaattgtttggaaaaaaatctgaaaaataacaTTCTTGAAAACAATGTATCTATTGTATGTAGGAATCCGAATTCTTTACTACACGAATCAAATAAAAGATACAACATGATATATCTAGAAGCATATGGAACATGTGTAAGGTACCTTGAGGCTGCTTGTTTCTCTATATGCCACAGAGGCGTATTATGTATTGTTTCAACAGACCTATGCACTTTATATAATAAATGTCCAGAAAGAGTGCCAAGAATCTATCATGGGCAAGCAATGAAACATGAATATGGTAAAGAACTTGCTGTAAGGCTCATTTTAGCAAATGTAGCTCGTTCTGCGAGCAGATGGGACCGTGGAATATCTGTACTTTCATCTTATGTGGATGAAAATTCCATTGTTCTTTTAGTTAGAATTTTAAAAGGTGCCACGCATGCTAACAAATCATTGGATTTTATACAAAGAGTCGCTCATTGCAGAGTTTGTCATTATCGTCaagttttgaatgaaaaattgtaCTATGTTCCAATGCCAGATATCACCGACTGCTTTTGCAAAGATGGAGGAATCACAGATGAAAATGTACAACCACCGATTGTAATGTTAGGTCCAGCATATATTGGACCCATATTCGACACTAATTTTGTGATTCAAATGGCTAAAACTCTTACCcaaattgatattaaaaataaacttgtGCCAGTCATGCAAAATATGACATTGGAAAGTTTGTGTCTTGATTCTGATGAGCAAGAAGTTGAAATTATTAAACTTTACAAGGAAACAATAGAAACTCAAAAAATGTCTAAAAGCCAAGATGCTAATGAGCCGTCTGCTAAAAGATTGAAACCAAATGATAGTTTGGAGtcgattattcaaaaatattcttcGGAAACTTGTCCGATTTTCTACTATATTGTTGAGTCTCACACTAAAAAAGGGTCAAATCCTTTGAGAATTCTTGCTTCTATTCAAAAGTTGCGGTCGGTTGGATTTCGGGCTTGTGGAACGTTGTTCGATCCAAGGGGAGTTAGGACTACTGCCTCTCCCAGAGAATTTAGAAAAGTAATTAACAGCATAACATCAGACTGA